In Triplophysa rosa linkage group LG7, Trosa_1v2, whole genome shotgun sequence, the following proteins share a genomic window:
- the LOC130557239 gene encoding cytochrome b-c1 complex subunit 1, mitochondrial — protein sequence MAASFWRVGEAVVSQVRNPFLLSLRRGQASVTYAQSLLGAPETHLTTLGNGLRVASEQTNRETCTVGLWINSGSRWESEKNNGAGFFLEHMAFKGTKKHTQSALEQAVESMGAHLSAYTSREHTAYYMKTLAKDLPKAVELLSEVVHSSSLSEAEMEPQRGVVLRELEEVESNLQDVCLDLLHATAFQGTSLGHSVLGPSSNARTLTRQDLVEYINSHYKAPRIVLAAAGGVNHDELVTLAKQHFSDVSFEYEGDAVPVPSPCRFTGSEIRMRDDVLPLAHVAIAVEGAGAASPDIVPLMVANSIIGSYDITFGGGKHLSSRLARQASELNLCHSFQAFLSSYSDTGLLGIYFVTDRHNIEDMMHWAQNAWMNLCTTVTESDVARAKNALKASLVGQLNGTTPVCDDIGRHILNYGRRIPLAEWDARIEAVTPRMIRDVCSKYIYDKCPAVSAVGPVEQLPDYNRVRSAMYWLRF from the exons ATGGCTGCATCTTTTTGGCGAGTCGGTGAGGCAGTCGTTTCTCAAGTTCGTAAT CCATTTCTGCTGTCTTTGAGAAGAGGGCAGGCCTCTGTGACTTATGCTCAAAGCCTGCTGGGAGCTCCAGAAACTCATCTTACCACCCTAGGCAATGGCTTGAGGGTTGCCTCCGAGCAGACCAACCGGGAGACATGCACA gTTGGCCTTTGGATAAACTCTGGGAGTCGTTGGGAGTCTGAGAAGAATAATGGTGCTGGATTTTTCCTGGAACACATGGCTTTCAAG GGTACAAAGAAGCACACACAGTCTGCTCTTGAACAGGCAGTGGAGTCTATGGGGGCTCACTTGAGTGCATACACATCTCGCGAGCATACTGCTTACTACATGAAGACCCTTGCCAAGGATTTGCCCAAAG CGGTTGAGCTGCTGTCAGAGGTGGTGCATAGTTCATCTTTAAGTGAGGCTGAAATGGAACCTCAGAGGGGTGTTGTGCTTAGAGAGCTGGAGGAGGTGGAAAGTAACTTGCAGGATGTTTGTCTGGATCTGCTCCATGCTACGGCATTTCAGGGTACTTCCCTGGGCCATAGCGTTCTTGGTCCCTCTTCCAATGCCAG AACCCTGACTCGCCAGGATTTGGTGGAATACATCAATAGCCATTATAAAGCTCCTCGCATCGTGTTAGCTGCAGCTGGAG GAGTGAATCATGATGAACTTGTGACTCTTGCTAAGcagcatttcagtgatgttTCATTTGAATATGAGGGGGATGCTGTGCCTGTTCCATCGCCATGCCGTTTCACTGGAAGTGAG ATTCGAATGCGTGATGACGTATTGCCCCTAGCTCACGTCGCTATTGCTGTAGAGGGAGCCGGAGCTGCAAGTCCTGATATTGTGCCGCTCATGGTCGCTAATTCTATCATCGGTAGCTATGACATCACATTCGGAGGTGGCAAG CACCTGAGCAGTCGTCTGGCTCGTCAGGCTTCAGAGCTGAACCTGTGTCACAGTTTCCAAGCTTTCCTCTCATCATACAGTGACACCGGACTGCTGGGAATTTATTTTGTTACAGACAGACATAACATCGAGGACATGATGCACTGGGCTCAGAATGCCTG GATGAATTTGTGCACCACAGTGACTGAGAGTGATGTGGCTCGTGCCAAGAATGCTTTGAAGGCTAGCTTAGTGGGACAGCTCAACG GAACTACACCCGTCTGTGATGACATTGGCAGGCATATCCTTAACTATGGTCGCCGTATCCCATTGGCTGAGTGGGATGCCAGAATTGAG GCTGTGACTCCCAGAATGATCCGTGATGTCTGCTCCAAATACATCTATGACAAATGTCCAGCTGTGTCTGCTGTTG GGCCAGTAGAGCAGCTTCCTGACTACAACAGAGTGAGAAGTGCTATGTACTGGCTCAGATTCTAA
- the rae1 gene encoding mRNA export factor isoform X2 — translation MSLFGTTTGFGAGTTGVFGNATTDSHNPMKDVEVTSPPDDSISCLAFSPHTMPGNFLIGGSWANDVRCWEVQDNGQTVPKAQQMHTGPVLDVCWSDDGSKVFTASCDKTAKMWDLNSNQAIQIAQHDGPIRTIHWITAPNYSCAMTGSWDKTLKFWDTRSPNPMMSLQMPERCYCADVVYPMAVVATAERGLIVYQLENQPSEFRRIDSPLKHQHRCVAIFKDKQNKPTGFALGSIEGRVAIHYISPPNPAKDNFTFKCHRSNGTNTATPQDIYAVNAISFHPVHGTLATVGSDGRFSFWDKDARTKLKTSEQLDQPITACCFNNNGNIFAYASSYDWSKGHEYYNPQKKNYIFLRNAAEELKPRNKK, via the exons ATGAGTTTATTCGGGACGACCACGGGCTTTGGGGCCGGGACAACAGGCGTATTTGGTAACGCCACCACAGATAGCCATAATCCAATGAAG GATGTTGAGGTGACATCTCCGCCCGATGACAGCATAAGTTGTTTGGCTTTCAGTCCCCATACGATGCCTGGAAACTTTCTAATTGGCGGCTCATGGGCCAATGAC GTGCGATGTTGGGAGGTTCAAGATAATGGTCAAACCGTCCCTAAAGCCCAGCAGATGCACACAGGCCCAGTGCTGGATGTGTGCTGGAGTGAC GATGGTAGTAAAGTTTTCACAGCCTCCTGTGACAAAACCGCTAAGATGTGGGATCTGAACAGCAATCAGGCCATCCAGATAGCGCAA CATGATGGCCCAATCAGGACAATTCACTGGATAACCGCCCCAAACTATAGCTGTGCCATGACTGGTAGCTGGGACAAAACACTGAAG ttTTGGGACACGCGTTCCCCAAATCCAATGATGTCTCTGCAGATGCCAGAGAGATGTTACTGTGCCGATGTG GTATATCCTATGGCGGTCGTGGCCACTGCAGAACGTGGTCTTATTGTATACCAGTTGGAAAATCAGCCCTCAGAGTTTCGACGTATAGATTCACCTCTGAAGCATCAG CATCGTTGTGTGGCTATCTTTAAAGACAAGCAGAATAAGCCTACTGGTTTTGCACTGGGCAGCATCGAAGGGCGCGTTGCCATTCACTACATAAGCCCACCCAACCC AGCCAAGGACAATTTTACCTTTAAGTGCCACAGGTCAAATGGAACTAACACCGCCACACCCCAAGATATTTACGCT GTGAATGCTATCTCATTTCACCCTGTCCATGGTACTCTGGCGACAGTAGGTTCTGATGGCCGCTTCAGTTTCTGGGATAAAGATGCTCGTACTAAGCTTAAGACCTCTGAGCAGTTAGATCAACCAATAACAGCTTGTTGCTTCAATAACAATGGAAACATATTTGCATACGCTTCCAGCTATGACTGGTCTAAG GGACACGAATACTACAATCCCcagaaaaaaaattacatcTTCTTGAGGAATGCTGCTGAGGAGCTGAAGCCTCGGAACAAGAAATG A
- the cacng1a gene encoding calcium channel, voltage-dependent, gamma subunit 1a, giving the protein METKTKIIFFVIMVGSVSMLTAVVTDHWAVLSPQVENVNTTCEAAHFGLWRLCKKHIYIDKEESIGKSCGPISSPGEINCSYFRHFTPGEDSEIFEVKTQREYNISAAAIAIFSLAFIILGTLCVLGSLRKGKDYLYKPAGMFFAFAGLCAIISVEVMRQSVKRMIESEDTIWIEYYYSWSFACACTGFVLLFLCGIGLLLISMPHIPRNPWETCMDAEPEQM; this is encoded by the exons atggaaacaaaaacaaagatcaTCTTTTTCGTGATCATGGTGGGCTCAGTGTCAATGTTAACAGCAGTGGTGACAGATCACTGGGCTGTGTTGAGTCCTCAAGTagagaatgtaaacacaacatgTGAGGCGGCTCATTTTGGCCTGTGGAGACTCTGTAAGAAGCACATCTACATCGATAAAGAGGAATCAATTGGTAAAAGCTGCGGACCTATTAGCTCACCGGGGG AAATCAACTGTTCATACTTCAGACATTTCACACCAGGAGAAGACTCTGAGATCTTTGAAGTTAAAACTCAGAGAG agTACAACATCTCAGCAGCTGCCATAGCTATCTTCAGCCTGGCGTTTATAATTCTGGGTACTTTGTGTGTGTTGGGTTCTCTCAGGAAAGGAAAGGACTACCTATACAAGCCTGCAGGCATGTTCTTTGCTTTCGCAG GTTTGTGTGCCATTATCTCAGTGGAGGTGATGCGGCAGTCAGTCAAGAGAATGATAGAAAGTGAGGACACTATCTGGATTGAGTATTACTACTCCTGGTCTTTTGCGTGTGCATGCACAGGCTTTGTCCTGCTTTTTCTTTGTGGAATCGGCCTACTGCTCATCTCCATGCCACATATACCAAGAAACCCCTGGGAAACCTGCATGGATGCTGAGCCTGAGCAGATGTAG
- the rae1 gene encoding mRNA export factor isoform X1 has protein sequence MSLFGTTTGFGAGTTGVFGNATTDSHNPMKDVEVTSPPDDSISCLAFSPHTMPGNFLIGGSWANDVRCWEVQDNGQTVPKAQQMHTGPVLDVCWSDDGSKVFTASCDKTAKMWDLNSNQAIQIAQHDGPIRTIHWITAPNYSCAMTGSWDKTLKFWDTRSPNPMMSLQMPERCYCADVVYPMAVVATAERGLIVYQLENQPSEFRRIDSPLKHQHRCVAIFKDKQNKPTGFALGSIEGRVAIHYISPPNPAKDNFTFKCHRSNGTNTATPQDIYAVNAISFHPVHGTLATVGSDGRFSFWDKDARTKLKTSEQLDQPITACCFNNNGNIFAYASSYDWSKGHEYYNPQKKNYIFLRNAAEELKPRNKKW, from the exons ATGAGTTTATTCGGGACGACCACGGGCTTTGGGGCCGGGACAACAGGCGTATTTGGTAACGCCACCACAGATAGCCATAATCCAATGAAG GATGTTGAGGTGACATCTCCGCCCGATGACAGCATAAGTTGTTTGGCTTTCAGTCCCCATACGATGCCTGGAAACTTTCTAATTGGCGGCTCATGGGCCAATGAC GTGCGATGTTGGGAGGTTCAAGATAATGGTCAAACCGTCCCTAAAGCCCAGCAGATGCACACAGGCCCAGTGCTGGATGTGTGCTGGAGTGAC GATGGTAGTAAAGTTTTCACAGCCTCCTGTGACAAAACCGCTAAGATGTGGGATCTGAACAGCAATCAGGCCATCCAGATAGCGCAA CATGATGGCCCAATCAGGACAATTCACTGGATAACCGCCCCAAACTATAGCTGTGCCATGACTGGTAGCTGGGACAAAACACTGAAG ttTTGGGACACGCGTTCCCCAAATCCAATGATGTCTCTGCAGATGCCAGAGAGATGTTACTGTGCCGATGTG GTATATCCTATGGCGGTCGTGGCCACTGCAGAACGTGGTCTTATTGTATACCAGTTGGAAAATCAGCCCTCAGAGTTTCGACGTATAGATTCACCTCTGAAGCATCAG CATCGTTGTGTGGCTATCTTTAAAGACAAGCAGAATAAGCCTACTGGTTTTGCACTGGGCAGCATCGAAGGGCGCGTTGCCATTCACTACATAAGCCCACCCAACCC AGCCAAGGACAATTTTACCTTTAAGTGCCACAGGTCAAATGGAACTAACACCGCCACACCCCAAGATATTTACGCT GTGAATGCTATCTCATTTCACCCTGTCCATGGTACTCTGGCGACAGTAGGTTCTGATGGCCGCTTCAGTTTCTGGGATAAAGATGCTCGTACTAAGCTTAAGACCTCTGAGCAGTTAGATCAACCAATAACAGCTTGTTGCTTCAATAACAATGGAAACATATTTGCATACGCTTCCAGCTATGACTGGTCTAAG GGACACGAATACTACAATCCCcagaaaaaaaattacatcTTCTTGAGGAATGCTGCTGAGGAGCTGAAGCCTCGGAACAAGAAATGGTGA